In bacterium, the genomic stretch TTACTTGGATAAAATCAAGAGGGTGGGTTTTATTTAACGAGGAAGGAAAGATCTCGACTTGGTTAGACAAAGGTTCTTCCTCGCTTAGTAATTTAAAACTATAACTATATTCTTCTAATTTATTTCCCGCTAAACTTTCTAGATCTTTAATTTCTACCTGATAATTAGTTTCATAAGAAAGAGATGTTGAAGCAGTAAAGGTAATGGCCTTTTGTTTAAGCTCAAAACTTCCAGAAACTTCTGAAGAGTTGTCCTTGTTTATCAGCTTAAAAGAACTAATCTTTCTTATTCCTACATTAAACACTACCCCTGTCTTCCCTTTGGCATCATTTATAGGAAAAACTCTTACGACTTTAATAGGCGTAACTTCACCTTTAATTTCAAAAAGAGTAACACTATTTGGGTTAAGGTAAAAGCTGATATTATAACTATTATGGTTAAACTCTACATCTTCATCTTGGTAAATAAGAGGTCCTTTAAAGATCTTAAGCTCTTGTTCTTGATTTAATAAACCTGGAGATGAAGTGTCAGTTTCGTAGTATCTTCCATTGCTATTTTCCTTGTCTATCAAATAACGAGTTACAGTAACCTTGTCAAAATTTAGATTTTCTAAACTTAAATTTATTAACTCTTTCTCTTTGCCTCGATGCCAAATAATAATCTTTATATTTTCTCCATTTTTACTTTTAGTGGCTATTCCTCCAGTTATATCTTGTTCCAAAGATCCTGCTAAATTTATCTTATCTGATTCTAACATCTTATATAATTTAAAAACATTAAAGACTGGCTTGGTATATTCTGGATTAGGATAAAACATTCCCAAGCTCCAGACAGAAGCGCTATAATTTTCTCTTATTTGAGAAAAACAAGCCAAGGAAACACCATTTTCTATCATGGTTGAGATTGCTGCGGCAGCATAAGAAGCTCCGAGGGGAGACCTATTAACCATTCTCCCAGATGAAGTTCCTGAGACGGAAGCATTCCATTCGCTAATTATTAATTCCTTTTCACTTCCCACTATCTCTTTGATCTTTATTATTTCCTCCCTAAGTTTTTTTAAATTGAATTTTTCTCCAGAAAGATTGCCATAATGATGCCAAGAAACAAAATCTACTCTTAAATTTTCTTCTAAGAGTTTCTTGATAATATGAGTAGTGCAACCAGCTAAACCAAAACCTCCAATCTTGACCTTAAAACTACCTTCCTTTTCTGTTTCTTCTATCCCTTGCAAAGAGTATCGATATAATTTTAGTAAATTATCTAAGCTTTCTCCTGGCTGGGCTTTTCCTTTCCAGAAGTTATAAGATTTATTTTCTGGTTCATTCCATACTTCCCAATACTTAATCTGATAACCTTTTTCTTTATTATATCTCTGGACGGTCATCTTGACTAATTTCTGCCAGTCTTCATAAGACTTAGGAGGAGAGCTAATTCCTGCCCCTTGGTCACTTTGAAGAACTAAAGGCATATAACTTAAGCACATTAAAGGCTGAGCCCCTATATCGATAATACTTTTTACATATTGATCCAATCTTTCCCAGTTACATTTTACTTCATAATTTTGATAATAGACATCTACATATTTGTCATAAAGATGATCAATTCTAATAAATTTAGTGCCTAATTCATCTTTTAATCTATTTAAGACCGGTTCTAAAAATTCTGGGTCTGGGGATTCAAAGCCTTGATTTAATCCTTGATTCAAATGATAAAATTCTTGGCTTGTTCCTTGGGCATCCACAGACAAAGAAGTGTAACTATAAAGGGGGCTGCTTAAAGAGATCAGCCCTATTAACCAAATAAAGATATTTACTAGCTGATACTTCTTAGCTTGGTTCTTCATTTATCTCTTGATTCTTTCTTTAAATAATCTAAAAGGTTAGCCATATCATCGGGCATTTCAGCGTAAAATTCTATCTCTTTCTTGGTTCTTGGATGGAGTAGTTTTAGATATTTAGCATGAAGAGCTTGTCTATTAATAAAAGGCAATGGACAAGAGAACCTGTCTTTTGGTCCATAAACTTTGTCTTTGACCAGGGGATGCTTAATATAGCTTAAGTGAACTCTAATTTGATGAGTTCGACCGGTCTTTAATTCTACTTCTAAAAAAGAAAATTGAAATTTAGGGAGGAAAAAACGGTCTAATACTTTAAAAGTAGTTTCAGCCTCTTTATAGTTTCTACCCATGACAGACATCTTTAAGCCTTCTTGAGGATGCCTTCCAATAGGCAGATCTATTCTTCCTAATTCTTCTTTCACCTTTCCATAAACAATAGCCTGATACTTTTTTTGTAGCCTTCTTTCTTGAATTTGGTGAAAAAGGGAGAGATAACTTGAGTCATTTTTAGCTACCACTAATAGTCCAGAGGTATCCTTATCGAGCCGATGAACGATGCCAGGTCGCAGTGGCGCTCCGAGGTTAGATAATTTTTGGCTATGAAAAAGGAGAGCATTAACTAAGGTCTTGTTTAAGATATTAGGGGTAGGGTGCGTAATCATTCCAGCTTCTTTATTAACAACGATAATATCTTGATCTTCAAAGACTATATTTAAAGGAAGATCTTCCGCTTCTATACTTAAGCTCTTTCTTTCTGGAATCTCAATAAAAATATGATCTTTTTCTTTGACTTGATAACTTGATTTTACGGGGAGATCATTTACTTTTACATAACCATCTTTAATCATTCCTTGCAGAGAAGAACGAGAGATGGAAGAAGGAAGATAAGGAAGGAAAAAAATATCTAGTCTTTGATTAGCTTCTTCTGGAAGGACAATTAAATTCATTTAACATTACATGGCCTTACTTTTTCATCTCTTGAAGAGTCTTTCTTAAGATCTATAAAAGCAATTAAGCTAGAGAAAGTTACTGCCCCAACTAAGACTAAAGGGCGGTCTTTTTCTTTCACGGAAAAGACCTTTCCTTGGCTAGCGATACTCTCTATCCCACTAATTAATAAATAACTAAAGATCAGGGTAAAAGGCAAAGAAGCATTAAATAATATTTCAAATCGCCGAATCTTAGATTCTTTCACTTCTTCTTTTTCTTGAGCCCATACTTGGTTAGAAAAGATTAAGATTAAGATAAGAGTAACTATCGTTAAGTTCTTTTTTAACTTGACCATTTTTCTAAATTAAAGTCTTAGATCTATTTTTAAGCATCAACCAGAAAAAGAGGCTGCAAATGAAGAGTAATATTCCAAGACTTTGGGCCATAGTGAGAGAAAAAATAAAAGCCAGGTTATCTCCTCTAAAAAACTCTAAAATAAATCTTACTGTAGAATATGAGATAAAATACCAAATAAATACTTCACCTTCAAATAGTTTATGCTTCAGCTTCCAATTTAAAAAAATAAAGACAACTAAGAGAGCCAAGAATGAATATAATTGAGTAGGATGTAAGACTTTATGGCCGTAATGACTACAAGCTAAGCTATCCACAGGAAATCTTACTCCCCAAGGCAGGGAAGTAGGCTTTCCATAGCAACACCCAGCCATAAAACAGCCTATTCTGGTCATACTTTCGCCCAAAGCAAGACAAGGAGCTAATAAATCTGTAATTTTTCCCAAAGGTAGTCTTCTTTTCTTAATAAAGATGACACTGGCTAAGCTGCCTAAAAGTAAACCTCCATAGAATATTAAACCTCCTTTGTTAAGTAAAATAATCTCTAAAGGCTCATTTAAGTAATATTGATAATTATCTAAGACATACAAAAGCCTTGCTCCAATGATACCGGCAATTAGGCCAGACAAGCTTAAGTCTATCAAGTCCTTAACTTTTATCCCCTCATCGACTGCTTTTCTTTTTAGATAAAATAAGGATATGAGAAAAGCAATTGATAGGAATAATCCGTAAGAATAAATTTTTATAAAACCAACAGAAAGTAAGACTGGATGCATTTTCTCCTCTGTTCTTAATTAAAAATCTCTAAAAACTTTTATTTTTCTGAAAAAAGATGGTTGCCTTTTTCTTTCTCTTCTTTATAAAGAAAAAAGCAAAGAAGGAACATCCCTAAGCAAATGGCCATATCAGCCAGATTAAAGACCGGCCACCTGATACTTTTCCAACCTAAATCTAAGAAATCTATCACTCCTTTAAATAAAAAACGATCGATAATATTACCTGTTGTTCCGCCGATAATTAATCCAAAGATAACATCTATAAAGATTTGACCGACTCTTTTTTTTATCTTTTGATAAATAAAGACGATCATTCCTGCTAAGGCAAGATTTAAATAGATAAGGATATCTTTAAGACTTGTTAATAAGCTAAAAGCAATTCCTTGATTTTGGATATGACAAATAGATAAGACATCTTTAATCAGCCATATTCCTTCACCTAATTGAAAGGCACATCTGATCAGATACTTACTTGTTTGATCCAAAAATAAGACTACCAAGAAGACTGAGTAAAAAGCCAAAGATCTTTTATCTTTTAAAGTTACCTCCAAAGTAAAGCTCATCTCCTCCTATCTTTTGGGCTATTCTTTTCTTTACATTTTAAACAAAATTTAGCATAAGGAATAGCTTCTAACCGATTAAGTGGAATTTCTTGGCTACAATCTTCACATATTCCATAAGAACCATCTTCCATCTTATGAAGAACCTCGTTAACTTCTGCTAATAGATGAGAGACTGAACTTAATAGTTGAATATTTTTTTCTTGCTCAGAGCTATCAGCAGCAATTTCAGCGATATGCTGAGAATACCCGGAGAGGTTCCCAGAAACATTTCGCAAGGAATTACGTAAATTTTCTTTTTCCATGCTTTGAACCTCTTTGACATACTCAGCTCTTAATTTCAAGAGTTTTTCCTTAAAGATTTCACGCTGTCTTTCTTCCATCTTCCTCTCCTTTCTTTGGTAAATTTAAGATAAACTTAACTTTTTACTACCTTAACACACCTTTGACAAAGATCTGGTAATTCTAAGCTCTTTCCCACTGATTCTTGATAATTCCAACATCGTTGGCATTTCTTTTCCTTTACCTTTTCTACTTTTATCTTTATCTTTTCTTCCAAAGAATCTTTTAACTCTACCTTGGAGACAATAAATAAGCTCTTTAATTCTTCTTGGTATTTTTCTAACAATTTCTTATTGGTCAAAGATAAATTAATGGTTACTCTTGTTTCTAAGGAGTTTCCTATCACTCCTTTTTTTCTAATCTCTTCTATCTCTTTTAAGACTTCATCTCTCAATAAAAGTAGTTCTTCGTATTCTTTTTCTAATTCCTCATCTATGAACTCTTCTTTTGCTTTAGGCCAAGAAGCCAAGTGAACACTTTCTTTCTTTTTTTTACCATTAGGTAAATAACTCCATATTTCTTCGGCAGTAAAGCTTATGACTGGAGCTACTAATTTAACCAAAACTATTAACACCTTATAAATACAGGTTTGGGCAGATCTCCTATCTAATGAATCTTTAGGGTAAGTATAAAGTCGATCTTTGATAATGTCTAAATAAAGAGAACTTAAAGTAACAACACAAAAATTATTCAACAAATGGTAGAAGTTATAAAACTCAAACTCTTCAAAAGAAGAAGTAGTCTTATTAATCAAGACTTGAAGCTTGGAAAGAAGCCAACGATCTATGCTTAGTAATTCTTGATAAGGCAAGCTATCTTTATCAGGATCAAAATCATAAATATTTCCTAAAATAAACCGACCGGTATTTCTAATTTTTCGATAAGCTTCAGCCATTCTTTCTATAATTTCTTTTCCTATGTTTACATCATTTCGATAATCAATAGAACATACCCAAAGCCTTAAAATATCAGCTCCATATTTAGAAATAATTTCCAGGGGAGAGATCACATTCCCCATCGATTTGCTCATGGCTTTGCCTGAAGAATCAAGCATAAAACCATGAGTAAGGACCGTCTTATAAGGAGGCTTTCCATGGATGCTCATAGCTACTAACATAGATGATTGAAACCAACCTCGATGTTGGTCGCTTCCTTCTAAGTACAAATCAGCTGGCCAATAAAGCTCTTTTCTTTGACGTAAAACAGCTTCATGGCTTACTCCTGACTCAAACCAAACATCTATAATATCACTTTCTTGGCTAAGCTTATTTCCTCCGCATTGAGGACATCTTTCTTGGCTTGACAGAAAATAACTAGCTTCTTTTTTAAACCAAGCCTCTATTCCTTCTTCTTGGATAACATCTCTGACTTTATAGATTATTTCAGGTAGTAAAAGATAACCTCCACATTCTTGACAATGAAATGCCGGAATGGGCACTCCCCAAGATCTTTGACGAGAAATACACCACTCATCTCGATTAGCTACCATTCCATAAAATCTGTTCTTACCCCAGTCAGGAATCCAATTTACTTCTTCTATGGCTTGCAAAGTTCTTTCTTTTAAATTATTTACCTCCATACTGATAAACCATTGCTTAGTAGCTCTAGAGATTACAGGATTCTTACATCGCCAACAATGGGGATAAGAATGAGTAATTTCGCCACGCCATAAAAGATAAGCTAAGTCTTTTAACTTTTTACAAACCTTTTCATTAGCCTTAAATACTTCCAATCCCTCAAATTCTAAAGCTTCCTTAGTAAATTTACCTTTTTCATCTACCGGACAGATAATAGGCAGTTTGTAATTAATTCCTGTTTCGTAATCTTCCAATCCATGACCAGGAGCAATATGAACACAACCGCTACCTTCTTCTAAAGAAACATAGTCAGCTAAGACTAAGGTTGATTTTCTTTCTATGAAAGGATGGTCACAAGATAAATTTTCTAACTCTCTTCCTTTGTTTTTTTGGAGAATCTGATAGTCGTTTATCTTCAAAATGCTGATCATTTTGGAGAGCATATTTTCTGCAAAAAGGTAAGCTTCTTCTTTTTCATCTCTCTTTACCAAGACGGTAATATAATTAGCCTCGGGGTGAAGAGCAATAGCTACATTAGCAATCAATGTCCAGGGAGTGGTAGTCCAAATAACTACATAGAGAAGCGAGTTAATGTCCTTAAATATTTCACCTTTTTCTTTCAGAAGAAACTTTACAAAGAGAGAAGGAGAATTTCGTTCCTTATACTCTACCTCCGCTTCTGCTAAAGCTGTTTGGCAGTCAGAGCACCAGTAGACAGGCTTGAGTCCCTTGTAAACATGTCCTCTTTCCACGATCTTGCCAAATACATCTATCACCGTAGCACAATAATCATGATCGAGGGTTAAATACGGATTATTCCAATCTCCTAAAACTCCTAACCTTTTAAACTGTTCTTTTTGAATCTCTATATATTTTTCAGCATACTCTTGGCATTCCAGTCTTATTCTTTCTGAAGTTAAGCCTTCTTCATTAGCCAATCGTTGCGCAACTTTATACTCAATGGGGAGGCCATGGCAATCCCATCCAGGAATGTATGGTGCATCGTGGCCAGTCATCGACTTGTATTTGACAATAATATCTTTTAGGATCTTATTTAAAGCATGTCCCATATGAATATCTCCATTAGCATAAGGAGGGCCATCATGAAGAACATACCTTGGTTTATCTTTAGAATTTTCCCGTAATTTTTGGTAAAGCCTTATCTCTTCCCAAAACTTTTCTATTTCTAGTTCTTTAAGGGGAAGATTAGCTTTCATTTTAAAGTCTGTTTTAGGTAAATTTAATGTTTCTTGGTAATTCATCTAGTTTTTTGGTGATTTTGGATAGATTTTATATAATTTATCAATTAATCTTATAAATTAATCTTATAATTTGGTAATCTTAAAAATTTCTCCACGATACTCAGCTTTTCTTCTGTCAAATTACTAATTTCTATTATCTTTTTAGAAAAATGTTGACCCTTAATAATTTTAAAAGAAGACTTGGAGATCCCAAGTTGTTTAGATAAATAATCAATCAAAGTTTTATTAGCCCTTCCTTCAATAGCTGGAGAAACTATCTTAATCTTTAAATAATTATCAAGATAGTCTAAAATCTTATTTTCTGAAGCATTAGGCTGTATCTTAATCTTAATTTGTAACTTCAAACTTAAATCTTATTACTAATACTAATTAAGGTTCCCACAATGAAATTTTTTAAAAATTCTAAAAGAAAAAAGGCAATAATGGGCGAAAAATCAATCATTCCAAACTGCAAAGGAACCAATCTTTTAATTAGATTTAAGATAGGGTCAGTAAGTTTATAGATAATTTGAACAACTTGATGAAAAGGATCTGGTGCTATCCAGGAACTAATAATTCTAGCTACCAATAAAAAATAGAAAAGGTTAAAGGCTATATTTAAAATTATCGCTAAGTTTCTAAAAAGATTAGCTAAGTTAAACATCATGATTTTTATTTTTAAAAAAAGTCAAATAAGATAGCTCTTTGATAGTGCTACGGAACTATCTTCCGTAAAACTTCGCCCTTATGATGCTCAGGAACGTTCGGACTTGCTCGCATTTTTTTGTGCTGCCGTTCCCACGAAAGGAAAATTAGTTTTCCCCTTTGTTGCAATCCTTACAACAAGAATTTTTTCAAATTCTTAGACAATAAATTAATTTTCCGCTGATAACTCGGAAGCCCTTTGGGCGGCTTTCTTGACAGCTTTAATAATAGCAGAACGAAATCCTGACTCCTCTAAAGTGTTCAAAGCCGCAATCGTTGTTCCTCCAGGAGAAGTTACTTTCTCTTTAAGAAGCACTGGATGTTCACCGGTCTTTAAGATAGTCAAGACTGCTCCTTTTATAGTTTCAGTAACAAGTTTAAGAGATATTTCTCGAGATATCCCTAATTCTACGCCTGCATCTACTAAAGCTTCAATAAAAGTAAAGACATAGGCAGGGCCACTTCCAGATAAAGCCGTAATCGCATTCATTAAGCTTTCTTCTGCTTTGACTACTTCTCCTACCGTCTTAAAGATCGTGAAAGC encodes the following:
- a CDS encoding RluA family pseudouridine synthase → MNLIVLPEEANQRLDIFFLPYLPSSISRSSLQGMIKDGYVKVNDLPVKSSYQVKEKDHIFIEIPERKSLSIEAEDLPLNIVFEDQDIIVVNKEAGMITHPTPNILNKTLVNALLFHSQKLSNLGAPLRPGIVHRLDKDTSGLLVVAKNDSSYLSLFHQIQERRLQKKYQAIVYGKVKEELGRIDLPIGRHPQEGLKMSVMGRNYKEAETTFKVLDRFFLPKFQFSFLEVELKTGRTHQIRVHLSYIKHPLVKDKVYGPKDRFSCPLPFINRQALHAKYLKLLHPRTKKEIEFYAEMPDDMANLLDYLKKESRDK
- the lgt gene encoding prolipoprotein diacylglyceryl transferase, translated to MHPVLLSVGFIKIYSYGLFLSIAFLISLFYLKRKAVDEGIKVKDLIDLSLSGLIAGIIGARLLYVLDNYQYYLNEPLEIILLNKGGLIFYGGLLLGSLASVIFIKKRRLPLGKITDLLAPCLALGESMTRIGCFMAGCCYGKPTSLPWGVRFPVDSLACSHYGHKVLHPTQLYSFLALLVVFIFLNWKLKHKLFEGEVFIWYFISYSTVRFILEFFRGDNLAFIFSLTMAQSLGILLFICSLFFWLMLKNRSKTLI
- the lspA gene encoding signal peptidase II, translating into MSFTLEVTLKDKRSLAFYSVFLVVLFLDQTSKYLIRCAFQLGEGIWLIKDVLSICHIQNQGIAFSLLTSLKDILIYLNLALAGMIVFIYQKIKKRVGQIFIDVIFGLIIGGTTGNIIDRFLFKGVIDFLDLGWKSIRWPVFNLADMAICLGMFLLCFFLYKEEKEKGNHLFSEK
- a CDS encoding TraR/DksA family transcriptional regulator, producing MEERQREIFKEKLLKLRAEYVKEVQSMEKENLRNSLRNVSGNLSGYSQHIAEIAADSSEQEKNIQLLSSVSHLLAEVNEVLHKMEDGSYGICEDCSQEIPLNRLEAIPYAKFCLKCKEKNSPKDRRR
- the ileS gene encoding isoleucine--tRNA ligase codes for the protein MNYQETLNLPKTDFKMKANLPLKELEIEKFWEEIRLYQKLRENSKDKPRYVLHDGPPYANGDIHMGHALNKILKDIIVKYKSMTGHDAPYIPGWDCHGLPIEYKVAQRLANEEGLTSERIRLECQEYAEKYIEIQKEQFKRLGVLGDWNNPYLTLDHDYCATVIDVFGKIVERGHVYKGLKPVYWCSDCQTALAEAEVEYKERNSPSLFVKFLLKEKGEIFKDINSLLYVVIWTTTPWTLIANVAIALHPEANYITVLVKRDEKEEAYLFAENMLSKMISILKINDYQILQKNKGRELENLSCDHPFIERKSTLVLADYVSLEEGSGCVHIAPGHGLEDYETGINYKLPIICPVDEKGKFTKEALEFEGLEVFKANEKVCKKLKDLAYLLWRGEITHSYPHCWRCKNPVISRATKQWFISMEVNNLKERTLQAIEEVNWIPDWGKNRFYGMVANRDEWCISRQRSWGVPIPAFHCQECGGYLLLPEIIYKVRDVIQEEGIEAWFKKEASYFLSSQERCPQCGGNKLSQESDIIDVWFESGVSHEAVLRQRKELYWPADLYLEGSDQHRGWFQSSMLVAMSIHGKPPYKTVLTHGFMLDSSGKAMSKSMGNVISPLEIISKYGADILRLWVCSIDYRNDVNIGKEIIERMAEAYRKIRNTGRFILGNIYDFDPDKDSLPYQELLSIDRWLLSKLQVLINKTTSSFEEFEFYNFYHLLNNFCVVTLSSLYLDIIKDRLYTYPKDSLDRRSAQTCIYKVLIVLVKLVAPVISFTAEEIWSYLPNGKKKKESVHLASWPKAKEEFIDEELEKEYEELLLLRDEVLKEIEEIRKKGVIGNSLETRVTINLSLTNKKLLEKYQEELKSLFIVSKVELKDSLEEKIKIKVEKVKEKKCQRCWNYQESVGKSLELPDLCQRCVKVVKS
- a CDS encoding DUF167 domain-containing protein, with product MKLQIKIKIQPNASENKILDYLDNYLKIKIVSPAIEGRANKTLIDYLSKQLGISKSSFKIIKGQHFSKKIIEISNLTEEKLSIVEKFLRLPNYKINL
- a CDS encoding YggT family protein, yielding MMFNLANLFRNLAIILNIAFNLFYFLLVARIISSWIAPDPFHQVVQIIYKLTDPILNLIKRLVPLQFGMIDFSPIIAFFLLEFLKNFIVGTLISISNKI